A genome region from bacterium includes the following:
- a CDS encoding ribonuclease HI family protein → PRSLGVLTNNQAEYRALLLGLTAARRLGGERVEIAMDSELVVRQLEGRYKVKHPLLKPLYEEARLALTAFSAWRVRHIPRAENALADALANQALDSL, encoded by the coding sequence CCCCCAGATCCCTCGGCGTGCTCACCAACAACCAGGCCGAGTACCGCGCGCTGCTGCTCGGCCTGACCGCGGCGCGTCGCCTGGGGGGCGAGCGTGTCGAGATCGCCATGGACAGCGAGCTCGTCGTCCGCCAGCTCGAGGGGCGCTACAAGGTGAAGCACCCGCTGCTCAAGCCGCTCTACGAGGAGGCGCGCCTCGCCCTGACCGCCTTCAGCGCCTGGCGGGTGCGGCACATCCCGCGCGCGGAGAACGCCCTGGCCGATGCCCTTGCGAATCAGGCGCTCGACTCCCTATAA